The DNA sequence TTGATTTAGTTCGGctaatttgaaggcggttgttgaaaataatttcctttttcAGTAcgcataaattttttttgttgtagtaTTTCctaggtaaaaaaaaactataagtgTGCTctctaaaacaattttttttttggtaggggatgattttttttttttcatctgttttaatgttaaatggaGTACTTGGAAACAGTCCTGGCTAGGTTAAGTGATGAAAAAAGAATGTATAAATGATTCGATTTCCATATTCAAtcgttaaatatgtttttttcagAATGAAAACtacgaatttttataattatattttaatataataatataattttaatagatattttaatatcagaaTTCTTCGtaaccataaaaatatactattttttacatttttttttacggaATGAAATGCAAGGGCTATAACGTGAACCATTTTTTGTTGCCATATTGACACTCTGTACAATATCCAATACCCCGGACCCAAgcgaataattttattcaattaataaccaAAACTACCCATGATGCAAACAATTTTacatgcaaataataaatctatctaacactgaacaAAAGGAAGCGATGCAGACGGGAGTTAGTATTGATAACATTTTAGGATTAACCGTCTCACGAAGCTTGtctattttgttaaaatttttaatgatttttctttttttttctatcgatttatgaaaaattaccattatatttcaaaagttaATTCTTCTTTtggaaaataatgttaaaacttaCAGAGTcgtaatgattataattttcttcaatttaaaGGGTATCTATAAATAGTCAGATGTGCGAAAACTCCCGAATTATGTAACCGAAACTGAGAAAGAAATAACTTCGTAAGACAGTTTTATGCTATAGGAAGAGGCCATGAAATGggaaatacttatataatatattgggccaattaattttataacagttCTGAGCTTAAGCATAGTGTTgacacagattataaataacatttcctTAAAAGTAATATGTGGATAAAGAAAATTTGGGTTTTAATACGTACGTTATGGAAACATAAGTCTCAACGTATACGCGTTAAAAACCACAAAGtccaaaatacatttttcgaCTGTCCATTCGTACAAACCTGGTCAATGATATGTTATCGATGGTTTCATTTGTTCAAATAACGTGGGTACTCAAATTTTATCCTTATAAAAATTCCAGTCTGCTTTGCGACATCATCACTGGATAAAAGTGTGTTTATACTTTACTCAGACAGCATTGTGCTTGTAAGTACCCGTGTAGGACTGCCATCGAACTGTCTGGTGACGTCACGCTATCCTCCAAACTGCGCATACAACCCTGCGCCCGGGTTCGCTGAAGTTGAGCACACGCACCTTTGCCAAACGTGGCCAGTGTCACGTTCACGCTGCTCGCCGCCGTCACGGTCACGCGGGGGTCACGCGCATGCGCACACGTACCTGCTCACGACTGCGGTGTTACTGTGCAACTGCATCCGATGACGTCATCCACAGCGCGCATACAAACCTGCGCCCGGGTGCGCTGCAGTGTCACGTTCACGCTGCTCCCGTACGCTCGCCGTCACAGTCACGCGGGGTCACGCGCACGAGCACACGTACCTGCGCACGGCTGCGGTGCTATTGTGCAACTGCGTCCGATGACGTCACGCTGCATACATACAGCGTCACGGTCACGCCATGGTCACGCGTGCGCACACGTACCTGCGCACGGGGCTGCTGAGCGCGAGCGGCGTGGGCACGCCGAGCGCCTTGATGCGCTGCTGCATGGTGGGCGAGGGCCGCGCGCCGTTCGCGCCCGCGTCGTAGCGCAGCGGCTCCATCACCACGCGGTAGCCGGACGTCGCGGTGCCGCCGTGACTGCCGAACCGAACGCTCCGATTAATCTCCATTCATCAATGCATTTGCGATgaacgaaaataaatgaattggaCTAATTAGTTTTTGTGCAAACGCCTGAACGGTCTTGGCGGGTACCAAAACTGTTCAGTGAAAACTTTTCATATActtgtttgaaattattttttagagAATTTAACATTGCACCAGAAAGTGtagaaatttcaaatacaattaagATAAACTAcattatagaataaaacaagaaGATTTTGATGAAAGCACGATTCAAAACACACCTGTCCAACACCTGAACTCACCCACCAAACCAGCAAACTCACCTAGTATTCCTCGAGAGCGGGCTGAGCCGCGGGTAGTGGTGCGGTCGCGGTGGCAGGTGGTGGTGGGGCTCCGGGAACAGGTTCGTAGAGGAGCCCCGCCGCTGCAGGGGCGGAGGCGTCGGCTCGCAGTCCGCTGACTGCGAGGCCCCGGGACCCTCCATCTCGCCCTCGTGCTCCTCCCGCCCGGGGGACAGCTGCAAACGGGGCTCGGGTGTTTATGGGACATTACACAACAGTACAGAGAGCATGCGGTAGTTGGTTACAATGGTGCAGCAGACGTCACTCTAGAAAGGAAAAAGATTGGTAAAATCAGGCACAATTGTTACGGATCTTCTCTGGTAGCTGCGCTTTTCCACACGCCGATATAGGGATAAAACAATCTGTAGTGAGAATAAATGTTGTACATTATTGCTTATATACCTCTCATATAAACACTGCCTTATAACACTCAAAGACCGATTCGCTCATTGAGCAATCGGTCTTTCAAtgggaaaatatataaaaattaaggtCATTTAATCCaagtttctataatatttttctagagTATCTTTTAGTTCAGTATAAATGTTTGATACTTATATTTCAGtgtttaacaaacaatatacatttacattaaaaaaaacccagtGGAGAGCCAGACATACGGCATGTCTTCAATTCACCATTCATATAAGAAATTGTgcatagaaaaataaactttatagcAGTGAATTGAAGGTATGTAATCGCTCTACAAGCATGAAATCTATTGGACTCTAAGATGGAGTTGTACTATAttgagcaaataaaaaattactacttAGCATGTGAAAAATGCGTATgttttgcaatttattatccaatttatttagatttcttGTATTAACAGGTACAGGGTGTTTGTTCATGACATTATTCAGAACAGAGGTGTTTAAACAGTTTTCAATGcttaatagaattttttagAAGGGACGGTCAAACATGGATTTTTCTAGAAATCCAATTCGTTTTTTTCCATTGGAATTCATGAATACAAGCTGTGAAACTATAGGTAATGGAAAAGACAGATTTTTAAGAGTAATGTGGTCACTATAACACATTTAGGCGAGGacttaatgtaaatatatcatattgtgACCactttactaaaaaaaatctataggCTAATAACCACCAATATATCATTAGATCAGACCATTgacttacaataaaaaacaagagTCAGAATCACGCAATCAAAAAGTGTCCGAAGCAAAACTCTGCCTACGCGTGTGTTGggcacaattttttaaataaaaatcgcaAGACTTCGAAGCTTACTTCGACGAAATAGGgtgttaatttcaatgaaaattatatacaaagctGCTCTGGCAAATTTTGACGACATTTCCATACAGGAGTATCCAGTTATTTAAAGTATGTCAATGGATGCATGTTGACAGAAAGTTGCTGTTATTACGcaaaaacattatacaaaaatagttaTCAGTGGATATTAgcaatatgtattttgaatctttgatattttttaatacaagatgttatttaattgtataccATGGTCATTGTATCGTATATAGAtgagtttatacaaaaatttaaataaacaaaaaatcaccACAGTTTCTCATAAAAACGTCgaaaacgtaaaaatatataaacatcaaAGATCCAACTATTCGATCATTAATAACAACTAGATACACAATCATGGACGAATAATGTTATCACTAAAACTTCACCCGGGCCAAAACACCGCTTTTTGGAGCTTCGTAGATCCGATTTTAGCTCATTTGAATAcggttgaatttattaaagcaaATACTGATAAGCTTAAATTTACTGTAACGTTTATTTCGGTCTAGACTAGAATTTTTGACAAACGCATTCGAGGATAGCTTTTCGACAGCTtttcgacttcaaaaaagaagatttgcaattcgactgtattttttttgccCCATGATTATtaacttgtaatattttatttgaaaccgtcaaataaaaaattgacaagttaaaaattatgagaCAACAAAAAATGAATGTTCTTTCGTCCAACTAACGTTTGGGATTGTGTAGAGTGGTTGTTAACGATCGAAGACTCGAGCGTCCGCCGCAGCAAGCGCGTCCGGCCCTCACCTTGTTGTAGTGCGCGTGCGCGCCGAGCGGGCGGTGCGCGGCGCCGTTGTCCGCCGTGTACGTCTTTACCTGCGCCGCGCCGGCCGCTATGGTCGCGACGCCGACGCCGCCGCCGCCGTCGCGCCGCTTCTTGCCGCCCTTGTACATGTACTTCGAGGGGCGGACGAGGCTGGAAGGtcgtttgtttttgttttatgtcatagtccgCAATGGttgcttgatggtaagcgctatgaacatttggagaggtggtaggtcgattgcagacctctacaaatggattataGGTTTAGTTTTTACGATAATTGCACACTCTTGTTTCAGTATAGACTTCACTcacgtgtaaataataatttgtgtaattCGGCGGGCACACAAGTTCGAATGATAGATGATATAgtcatattatttgaatacaatattttctaaacGTTGATGCTGGTTTCAAGTTATCAACATCATTTTATAGCGATACGCTACTAAcataaaagaattataaaaattcggGAAAAAAAAAAGCCACGTGAACAAGATAATAAGTTTACGGTAAATCAGATAAATACACTGTagccatttaaaaaaattaaagtaaaaataacaaacttacagaaatagaaaattaaattgcataacTAACTACCGTGTACACTCCCTTGTAAgagaaataatatgttatagaaaataaagttaCTAACTTTTCGAGCTTTCTTTCATTCCACTTCAGTGGGCATCGTTATTTACACGTCTTTTAAACAACCTAATAAAGAAgcaactaattaattattttcaaatttatcatagatataataaaatacaataaaaacactcGAAAAATTAACAACATGCTTTCagaactttttatatatctatgagGTCATTTGGTGGCTCGTAATCGTaagatttaaacaaaaaatcgtGTGAAATTTGACCATCTCTAAGACACTCAATCTCCTTTTATACATAGACTTAAATTTCATGCggaaaaggtaaaaaaaacacaaaaaaaaaaattaaagcacaTACAACTCACCTAGGATACTGCGGGCCAAATTGCGTGTAACAGCAGTTCGACCAGCACCCCTTCGAGAAGGGGTTGTAGCCACCAGTGAACTTGCCCGTCACCTGCTCGTTGGTGGTGCGGCCCCGCGACACCAGTACCATGTGGAAACCGGTTAGACCGAATATGGGTATAGCCAGTAACGCTATTATGCCCATAATCACCATACTGGTTTCGTTCTCGTTAAGGTTATTGTGGCGGTTAatatggtaaataaaaaaatatttatgaaccaGAACGGTAAAcgatcactacatagtataagaCACAGACGCTTTCTCTGTCTAtctctatgtccctatgtatgctcaaatctttaaaactacgtaacggCTTTGATggcattttttctattatacagAGTGATGCAAAAGGgaggttttatataaaaaaaaaacaatacaaacaatgtatatctttttaaactcacgaatatatatatatatatattttttttatctaattatttaaattatcagattcttaaattaaaacattcaagCAATAACAAGTGTAGTTATAAGTTGATATTTCCTAAGTTTAATTCGATTAGCCACTAAGGATTAGAGATAAATTGTAACAAGTCTGAGGATCCATACTGAATCGAGATAATCCCATATCATAAGGTTATTATGGCTTCATTTGAATGACTAAATCTTAGCCTTAACGAGGCATTAAAGTCTCAGCctgaggattttttttaaataacattagtatGTCATATTTTCGATATCACAAGACTttgataaagaatttttttttttcggtgtaatttttttgtaactgGCCACCTTCAATGGGTTCTTTCTACAGAGAAGCAGTTTTTCTTTACGTCTTTTCTAATTTCACGCatagaaaaattgaaaatatcataaataaggATATTTTGCTCTAAATCCAAAGCGTATTTCTTGGCacaacaacatttttttttgtatagaacCAGATTGTTTGCAAAAAGGATACGACACTATAGGCTCGACCTGCGTCAGAGTTTTGTTGTTGTTCATAATGTAGTACAAGCTGAGGCCGAAGATACTCAGCATGTGTATTGAGAGCGATattagaaagaagaaaaagaaccTATAATTCCGTCGACCTATGCAGTTGTTCACCCATGGGCAGTGGTGGTCGAATGTCTGGAAGGatttatgttacatttaattattattattattatttttatgtcattttttatggcgtatatttatttctaagcatttgaattttaaaatgattatttgtgACAAAAGAAGAGTTTACTATTCTATGcgtataaacttaaaaaaaatacgtatcaaagaaaatgtattcCAGCGCCACAGTTGATAACACAATAGAGAAAAATTTTacacgtaataaaatatttcattaatattttactacaaaatatgtttatattacgtcctaattaatatatatttaacacgaAACGCTCGCGGCTATGTACAGCAATACTTGTTATTGATTTCacttattgatttttcttATTCTCGTAAAATCTATAACACAATTAAGGAAAAAcgtataattataagtattaatgaaaacaatgaattattaatatttttgttataaaattcttttgttgttttttaaaattacattacagCTTTTCCCACGCTCactagtaggtatataatccAGGGTCTTATAATCGATAAAAAGTCGTAAGAAATATCTACTACTGggtgtttatttctttattttcactCA is a window from the Zerene cesonia ecotype Mississippi unplaced genomic scaffold, Zerene_cesonia_1.1 Zces_u004, whole genome shotgun sequence genome containing:
- the LOC119838634 gene encoding palmitoyltransferase ZDHHC8B-like, yielding MPKCDLKTRYIPATFAWTLLLGTTFLFFYFPCQYYLHKHPWVPAYQGVITFFVLANFTLATFMDPGVIPKAPPDEDREDDFRAPLYRSVEINGITVRMKWCVTCKFYRPPRCSHCSVCNHCIETFDHHCPWVNNCIGRRNYRFFFFFLISLSIHMLSIFGLSLYYIMNNNKTLTQVEPIVSMVIMGIIALLAIPIFGLTGFHMVLVSRGRTTNEQVTGKFTGGYNPFSKGCWSNCCYTQFGPQYPSLVRPSKYMYKGGKKRRDGGGGVGVATIAAGAAQVKTYTADNGAAHRPLGAHAHYNKLSPGREEHEGEMEGPGASQSADCEPTPPPLQRRGSSTNLFPEPHHHLPPRPHHYPRLSPLSRNTSHGGTATSGYRVVMEPLRYDAGANGARPSPTMQQRIKALGVPTPLALSSPVRRSNPGTPTQPRRPDFIGVRGSPQRRFLSEGELLRDAPDDIRELAASPQRGGYLWAERAPHAPHQPHQPHQPHQHAAPSPLARRRAAAPHGAPHGGPHGAPHVRPARPLSFVRALEVQEQLERAPQSEPPDRASVYDCNYEISV